CAAATCTGCGGAAATTAACCTTTTGTTAACTATTTGGCAGTCAGCACCCGTCACGTTCCCTTGAGACCGGATACCCCACCCAAAAGACGCCCGTGTTCTTGGATCGCAAACCGGTCTGTCATGCCCGCAATGTAATCCGCCACGATGCGCGCCAGCGTGATCTGATCAGGGGCCGCATCCACGTCCTTGCGCCATTGTTTGGGCAATTCTTGCGGGTTTTCCATAAAAAACGGGAACAGCGAGTCGACCATGGCCGTGACCTCTACCCGCATTTCGACGACTGCAGGGGCGCGGTACATCCGTTCGAACAGGAACTGGCGAATAACCTTAAGGTCTTTCCAAATCTCGGGCGTAAACTGGATCACCATACGGCCCGCATGACGGACATCATGCACGGAATGCGGATCAAGCTCCGCCAGATTACGGCGGGCCAGAACAATCACATCTTCCACAAGAATACCAAAGAAGCGGCGTAAGGCTTCATGCCGGCGACGGTAATAATTCAACCCCGGATATTTGTGATCCACGCGCTTGAAGCAATCATCTAGGATCGGCAGCTCAGCAAGGTCATCCGTGCTGAACAACTCCGCACGAAGACCATCGTGTAAGTCATGGTTATTATACGCAATATCATCTGCTAAGGCGGCAACTTGTGCTTCGGCGCTGGCATGCGTGTGCAGTTCCAGATCATGGCGGTCGTTGTATGCAGACAGCGCATAGGGAACATCACCAGTGACGGGTCCGTTGTGTTTAGCGATGCCTTCAAGCGTCTCCCACGTCAGGTTCAGCCCGTCCCATTCGGCGTAATGGCGTTCCAGATCAGTCACGATCCGCAAGGCCTGCGCGTTATGATCAAACCCGCCATATGGGGCCATCAATGCATCCAACGCCTCTTCGCCGGTATGACCAAAGGGCGTGTGCCCAAGATCATGGGCCAACGCGACAGCCTCGGTCAGCTCCACGTTCAAATCCAGTGCCGCAGCCACAGTCCGCGCCACCTGTGCCACTTCAATCGAGTGGGTCAAACGTGTGCGGAAATAATCGCCTTCATGTTCTACGAACACTTGGGTCTTATGTTTCAACCGCCGAAAGGCGCTCGCGTGGATAATCCGGTCGCGGTCGCGCTGAAACGGAGACCGAAAGGTGCTTTCCACCTCAGGATAAAGCCGCCCGCGCGGATTTGCGGGGTCGGTTGCATAGGGGGCTGCCATTGGTGTCCCTGCCCTTTTATCTTCACAAGTCATCGCATTGCCCTGCGACGGTCTTGTTGTGTTTGCCTGCCGTCTCTATATTGCAAACGTAACCAGATCGTAAGGTGCCAAGATGCTAACCCTGCCCCCAAAAGTCACAGAACGCGCGTTTGAACGTCTCGCTGAAATTGGTGCGGCGGCGCAAGGCAAAGCATTGCGTGTCGCCGTTGAGGGCGGCGGCTGTTCCGGTTTCCAATACGAAATCGATCTGGACGAACCCAAAGAAGACGATCTGATCCTTGAAGGCCAAGGCGAAAAGGTCCTGATCGACAGCGTCTCACTGCCGTTTCTGACGGACGCCGTGATCACGTTCTCCGAGGAATTGATCGGCGCGCGGTTCGTCATCGAAAACCCCAACGCAACATCATCCTGCGGCTGCGGCACGTCCTTTTCAATGTAGCCTTTCCGGCTAATCTGCCCCACTAATAGGGTTAGATTGGCTAAAGGATACCGCGCAAATGACTGACGACACTGACAAAACGCTTGAGCTGGGCCAACAACGCGGATCGCATGGGCGTCAGCAAGACGAAGGCGTACTTGTCATTCGCACCATCGCGATGCCTGCCGACACGAACCCATCCGGCGATATCTTTGGCGGCTGGCTGATGTCCCAAATGGACCTCGCAGCAGGCAACATGGCAGGCCGCGTGTCGCAAGGACGCTGTGCCACGGTATCGGTCGAGGCGCTGCAATTCCTGCGGCCCGTCAAAGTCGGCGACGAAGTCACCCTCTACGCCACCCTGCGCAAAGTCGGCCGCACATCTATGCGCATCCACGTCGACGCATGGGGCCGCCCCCGCTATTCCGACAAAGCCGCGAAAGTGACCGACGCGGACTTTGTTTTTGTGGCGCTTGATGACGACGGCAACTCTCGGCCTGTGTTTGACAGCTGAACGATTTGTTACGTTACGCGACTAATCGACCTACCGTACACCAATAACGCCTAGGGTCACGCTGCGACGAAGGTCTGCTTCGAGCCCATGCCTAGAAAATTGTGCGTTTCGGGGAACATCGCTTTGTGTGCATACGGAGGTTAATCGCCTACCTCTAGATCTAGGGGTCCCGCACGATC
The Rhodobacteraceae bacterium S2214 genome window above contains:
- a CDS encoding deoxyguanosinetriphosphate triphosphohydrolase codes for the protein MAAPYATDPANPRGRLYPEVESTFRSPFQRDRDRIIHASAFRRLKHKTQVFVEHEGDYFRTRLTHSIEVAQVARTVAAALDLNVELTEAVALAHDLGHTPFGHTGEEALDALMAPYGGFDHNAQALRIVTDLERHYAEWDGLNLTWETLEGIAKHNGPVTGDVPYALSAYNDRHDLELHTHASAEAQVAALADDIAYNNHDLHDGLRAELFSTDDLAELPILDDCFKRVDHKYPGLNYYRRRHEALRRFFGILVEDVIVLARRNLAELDPHSVHDVRHAGRMVIQFTPEIWKDLKVIRQFLFERMYRAPAVVEMRVEVTAMVDSLFPFFMENPQELPKQWRKDVDAAPDQITLARIVADYIAGMTDRFAIQEHGRLLGGVSGLKGT
- a CDS encoding iron-sulfur cluster assembly accessory protein; this encodes MLTLPPKVTERAFERLAEIGAAAQGKALRVAVEGGGCSGFQYEIDLDEPKEDDLILEGQGEKVLIDSVSLPFLTDAVITFSEELIGARFVIENPNATSSCGCGTSFSM
- a CDS encoding acyl-CoA thioesterase — protein: MTDDTDKTLELGQQRGSHGRQQDEGVLVIRTIAMPADTNPSGDIFGGWLMSQMDLAAGNMAGRVSQGRCATVSVEALQFLRPVKVGDEVTLYATLRKVGRTSMRIHVDAWGRPRYSDKAAKVTDADFVFVALDDDGNSRPVFDS